One Burkholderia sp. 9120 genomic window, GGAAGCCTATCGCCGGGCGGAATTTCACCAGCATCGTTATGCGAGTTTCCACACCGGTCCGTCTGCTACAGCGGATATCGAAGGCGTGCTCATACACGGCGCGCAGGGCGTCCGCTCGTTGACGGCAATACTGCAGCCAACGCGGTGAATCGACGCGCGTCAGCGATTCCCGCGAACGGTTATGGCTCGCGCTTGCCGATGGACTGCGCCGAGCGCAGCCCCGAGCGTCGTCGTCCCTGCTCGCGCGCAAACACCGCGGGCGTGCAGCCGACATGCCGATGAAATCGCCGCGTGAAATGGCTCTGATCGACAAAGCCCACCGTCAACGCGATCTCCGCGAGCGGTCGGTCGGTGTCGGTAATCAGCGATTGCGCCCGGCGGATCCGACACTGTTCGACGAAACTGATCGCCGTGCTGCCGGTGCTGCGTTTGAACAGGCGGCTGAAATGGAACCGGCTCATATTCACGACCGAGGCCAGATCTTCGAGGCTGATCGTGCGATCGAGATTGTCTTCGATGAATTCCGTGAGGCGCGCGATTTCGAGCTTGCAGAGCGAGCGCTCCGGCGAGACCTCCACCCATTCGAATGCGTTATAGCCGCGCAGCATATGGGCGGCCAGCGCGGTGGATAGCGCGTCGACGATCAACACCTGAACGGGATGCGCCGGCCGGTCCATTTCCACCAGCAGCGTCTGCGCGAGGCGCTCGATCACGGGATCGCGCACCTGAAACACATTGCGGATTTCCACCTGGCCCGGCCGCTGACCCACCTGCTCCGCCGCCGAGTCGACCAGCGAGGTCGGCACGCGCAGCCGCGCGGACAATCCCGAATCGCCTTCCCACGCCGACTCGTAGCCGGCGGGCATGATATAGGACGTGCCAGCCGTAATGACGCTTGCATGAACGACGCCGGCGCGGCTCTGAACCAGTTTCGCGCTGCCCGACGGGCAATAGCAGATCAGATGATGATCGAGGCCCGCGTGGCGCTCGGCGCAACCGAAGTACGGACGGTGAAGGTCGGCCGTCACGCCACTCCAGCCGCGCTCGCGGGTGGTGGCAATCGGCCGCTGGGGGCGCGCGCTCAGGATCTCGTCGATGGAGATCAATTTCGTATGGGCCAGCGCGGGCAGCCGGTTCTGAGCCACGGTGTTATCCACGAGCAACGCTCCGTTGACGCCGATAGCCGGACGCCGAAGGTGGTGCATGGCAGGTCGACTGAGCGACCCGGGAGGGCTGTCGCGCCGCTGCGGTGCGTGATGCGAAGCTGGCGGCCATGTGCGCCTCCCTTACGTGTCATGCCTGCAGGGCGAACGCCCGTATCCTGCGGCGATCCTGACGTTTTATTGTGTCACAAGTTTCAACAGCGCAGAGAGCATACGGAAGCGGAGCCCGCGGAAGATTGCATGGTCTTGTGCCATTT contains:
- a CDS encoding AraC family transcriptional regulator → MDNTVAQNRLPALAHTKLISIDEILSARPQRPIATTRERGWSGVTADLHRPYFGCAERHAGLDHHLICYCPSGSAKLVQSRAGVVHASVITAGTSYIMPAGYESAWEGDSGLSARLRVPTSLVDSAAEQVGQRPGQVEIRNVFQVRDPVIERLAQTLLVEMDRPAHPVQVLIVDALSTALAAHMLRGYNAFEWVEVSPERSLCKLEIARLTEFIEDNLDRTISLEDLASVVNMSRFHFSRLFKRSTGSTAISFVEQCRIRRAQSLITDTDRPLAEIALTVGFVDQSHFTRRFHRHVGCTPAVFAREQGRRRSGLRSAQSIGKREP